The Cytobacillus oceanisediminis genomic interval GATGGACTTATACCCCACTTCTTTTGCAAGATCAATTGCCTTTTCAAAATCTGCACCTACATGTTCAGGAAAGTGCGCATCAGACGATAGAACAATCGGGATATTTTTTTCATGGCATTTCTGAAGAAGCCGTTTGTCCGGGTATAGTTCCCCCACTGGTTTTCGCAGACCAGCCGTGCTGATTTCAACACATGTCTTGGATTCTGCCAGCGCATTGGCTGCACGATCATATTGCTCCAGCAAAAATTCTTCGTCCTGTGGAACATATTTAAAAATTTTCACGAGGTCTAAATGGCCAACAATATCGAATAAATTTGACTGAGCCAGAGTGACCACCTGATCAAAATACTTTCGATATACATCATATAGATCCCGTTTATCCCATTCTTTTCTAAATTCAGCCAGGTCTATACCGAAATCTCCAATCCAATGAATGGATCCGATTACATAGTCAAAAGAATAACTATTGATAAACTTCTCCATTTCACCATGTTTGCCGGGTGTGTAGTCCATTTCGATCGACATCTTCACATCTATGTCATTGCTCCAAGCTTCATGAAAAACATTCACATAGTCTTTCATATCATAAAAGCGCCTTTCGTTTACCCATGGATTCTGCAGGATGTCTGCTGTCTGGTAGAAATGATATGCATGCTCTGAAATTCCAAAAGATTCAATCCCTTTTTGAACTGCAGCATCTGTGAATTTCTTTAAATAATCCAGGCTCAACGTGCCATTTTCGAGATGATTATGATAGTCTGTAAGCATTTCTAAACTCCCCCAGTTTTTTTCCCCATTATACTTTAAGGGAGTAAAGCGGTGCAATCATTTCTCTTCTATTTTTTGCGAATGATTAGAATTTGTCCAATTTTTATAATATCTGAATCTGCATTATTTAAGTCTTTGATTGCTTCTGCTGTTGTATCATGCATTTTTGCTATAGAAGATAGAGTATCTCCCTGTTTAACAGTGTATTCTATAGATTTCTCGAGCTTTATCAATAGCTTTTGACCTGAAAAAATGTTATCAGGATTAATATTATTTAAATCCGCAATATCCCCGGCCTGCAGATTATAGTGTGCAGCAATAGACCATAATGTTTCCCCTGTTTTAACTATATGGTAAGTTTCCTCGGAATCATTTTTTATTTTCCCTGACTCAAAATTAGACGGCCGTGCTGAAACTTCACGCGCATTTTCATCTTTAATCACTGCATTTACAGCTTGTCCAACTTCTCCTATCCCAAATGCAACAGAGGGATCAACCGCATTTATTTTATCAGCTGTCCATGCCTGTGTATGTATTTCAAAATGGAGATGCACCCCTGAGGAGTCACCCGTGCTTCCCATCAGTCCGATTTTCTGTCCCTGCACAACATTTTCACCTTCAGCAGAAAAGCGTTTATCCAGATGGGCGTATACTGTTTCAGTTTGGTTGTTATGTTTAATGAATATCACGTTCCCGTATGTTTGGGAATAATAAGACCTCGATACAAATCCTGCGTCAACAGAATAAACAGGAGACCCGGAATCTCCAGCTATATCGATGCCTTTATGCTGCCCTTCCCTTGTCCCAAACGTATCTGTAATTACACCATCTGCAGGCCATACCCAATGCTCTGTCAGTTCCGAAATTTTTGGCTCGGCAGCTTTAGAATGCTTCCCTCCCAGAAATAACAGACTCACACAAAGAGCCATTATTCCTGCGATAAAGAAACGTCTTATGTAATCCTTCATTCTTTTCCTCCTATATTGTCAGCTGAAATATCCGTACGAGTGCCTGTCATTGACCGCACTCTCTTTCACCCTATGACAGCTTGTACTCTTTTAGAACAATTAACAATAAAGCTCTTAAAAGCACAGTTATTAGTATACTTCCAGCAGCATGGTTTTTATGCAGACCTGAGGGTTTTTTTATTCCTAAAAAAAGAAAGGCAGCCACATGGGCCGCCTCTCTAATTTGGCAAATCTCGTTTATTAGCTGCTACTGGTACCTTTAATTCTTCAGTAAGGTCAAACTTGCCGATTTTATCAACATCTGCATTTTCCAATTTAACCGTGTCAAAATCAAAGTCTTTTGCCGTCAGAAGTATTGCTTCAATCGCATGAAGTGTTGATTTATCATCTATTATTTCTGATTCATTATTAAAACGGATTAAGAGTTTCCCATCCTGTATTTCTTCTGTTTCAAAATCAATGTCTTCTGGTATAGATGCCTGTAAATTATTTTCAGTCCGGTTTTGCTTCATGGCTATTAGAGCCTCTTTTATAGAATTGAGCTGTTCTCTCAGCGGGACCAGGAATGGTGTTGAATCTGCGCCATTTGGATATAAGAAATAATAAATTAAGTTACCATTGCTATTTTCCGGGATAAATTCCTCTCTATATCCATAATGGCTAAAGTCAATGCCGATTTCCCCTTCAGTCATGAGGTTAATCTTTTCTATATCAAGATTATTCATTATATTGGCCAAGACCTTCTCTAAAAGTAATTCTGTCGTGGAAGATATACTATATGGATGATCCGCTGGCACATCAACAGTTAACATTTTATTTCCCTGATCATAGGTGAAATTTGCTTTCAAAGGATAGTAATCATCTAAACCCCATTCAACTTCGGTAAGCCTGCTCATCGTG includes:
- a CDS encoding histidinol-phosphatase, encoding MLTDYHNHLENGTLSLDYLKKFTDAAVQKGIESFGISEHAYHFYQTADILQNPWVNERRFYDMKDYVNVFHEAWSNDIDVKMSIEMDYTPGKHGEMEKFINSYSFDYVIGSIHWIGDFGIDLAEFRKEWDKRDLYDVYRKYFDQVVTLAQSNLFDIVGHLDLVKIFKYVPQDEEFLLEQYDRAANALAESKTCVEISTAGLRKPVGELYPDKRLLQKCHEKNIPIVLSSDAHFPEHVGADFEKAIDLAKEVGYKSIMTFSKGERKEYPLG
- a CDS encoding LysM peptidoglycan-binding domain-containing protein; this encodes MKDYIRRFFIAGIMALCVSLLFLGGKHSKAAEPKISELTEHWVWPADGVITDTFGTREGQHKGIDIAGDSGSPVYSVDAGFVSRSYYSQTYGNVIFIKHNNQTETVYAHLDKRFSAEGENVVQGQKIGLMGSTGDSSGVHLHFEIHTQAWTADKINAVDPSVAFGIGEVGQAVNAVIKDENAREVSARPSNFESGKIKNDSEETYHIVKTGETLWSIAAHYNLQAGDIADLNNINPDNIFSGQKLLIKLEKSIEYTVKQGDTLSSIAKMHDTTAEAIKDLNNADSDIIKIGQILIIRKK